A stretch of Lactuca sativa cultivar Salinas chromosome 6, Lsat_Salinas_v11, whole genome shotgun sequence DNA encodes these proteins:
- the LOC111897800 gene encoding probable xyloglucan endotransglucosylase/hydrolase protein 32 — translation MATFFLLLFMFNSLANAMGNPPSPGYNPSSRVDTIAFNQAYKNLWGPQNQRLDQSSLTIWLDKSSGSGFKSIESYKSGYFGTDVKLHPGYTAGVITSFYLSNNEDHPGNHDEVDIEFLGRTPDKPYTLQTNVYIRGSGDGHIIGREEQFHLWFDPTEDFHHYAMLWTPKEIIFLVDDVPIRRYARKSDTTFPLRPMYVYGSIWDASSWATENGRYKVNYGYQPFVGRYTNFKLNGCAADSQQSCQPPSGSPATTGGLSHQQVAAMQWVQRNYKVYDYCSDPKRDHTQTPEC, via the exons ATGGCAACCTTTTTCCTTCTTCTTTTTATGTTCAATTCTTTAGCCAACGCTATGGGCAACCCACCCTCGCCTGGCTATAACCCTAGCTCTAGGGTTGACACCATAGCCTTTAATCAAGCTTATAAGAATTTATGGGGCCCACAGAACCAGCGGCTCGACCAAAGTTCACTCACCATATGGCTCGACAAGTCTTCTG GAAGCGGTTTTAAGTCAATAGAATCGTATAAATCTGGTTACTTCGGGACTGATGTAAAGCTTCACCCTGGTTACACTGCTGGAGTTATCACATCGTTTTAC CTTTCCAATAATGAGGATCATCCTGGAAATCATGATGAAGTTGACATCGAGTTCTTAGGGAGAACACCTGATAAaccttatacattacaaacgaaCGTGTACATAAGAGGAAGTGGAGATGGGCACATCATAGGACGAGAAGAGCAATTTCACCTATGGTTCGATCCTACCGAGGATTTTCACCATTATGCGATGCTTTGGACACCAAAAGAAATCAT ATTTTTAGTAGATGATGTGCCAATTAGAAGATACGCGAGGAAAAGCGACACAACATTTCCATTAAGACCTATGTACGTGTATGGATCCATATGGGATGCATCTTCATGGGCCACCGAGAACGGTAGATACAAAGTAAACTATGGGTACCAACCTTTTGTTGGTAGGTATACCAACTTCAAGCTCAACGGTTGTGCCGCTGATTCACAGCAATCTTGTCAGCCTCCTTCTGGTTCTCCAGCCACCACAGGAGGGCTGAGCCACCAGCAAGTGGCCGCAATGCAATGGGTTCAAAGGAACTACAAAGTGTATGATTATTGTAGTGATCCGAAAAGGGACCACACCCAAACTCCAGAATGTtaa